A genomic region of Nostoc sp. UHCC 0702 contains the following coding sequences:
- a CDS encoding Uma2 family endonuclease, with translation MAPLPEHERSKVIIGDLVKALLDELDLNWESLGSTTFKRKDKNAGIEPDDCFYIQNYKLMIGKDKIDLTVDPPPDLAIKIDVTSKTQISAYEALRVPEIWRYENRNLEISLLQGEHYVNSQTSPTFPNFAVIDIIPRFVEMARTTGMSSALKEFRKWVKEQI, from the coding sequence ATGGCTCCGTTACCAGAACATGAGCGAAGTAAAGTCATAATTGGAGACTTAGTAAAAGCCTTGCTGGATGAACTCGATTTAAATTGGGAGTCTTTAGGTTCAACTACCTTTAAGCGAAAAGACAAGAATGCAGGTATTGAACCGGATGATTGCTTTTATATTCAAAACTATAAATTAATGATTGGTAAAGACAAAATTGACCTAACTGTTGATCCTCCTCCTGATTTGGCAATTAAAATTGATGTCACCTCTAAAACTCAAATCAGTGCTTATGAGGCATTGAGAGTACCTGAAATTTGGCGATATGAAAACAGAAATTTAGAAATTAGTTTGCTGCAAGGTGAGCATTATGTGAACTCTCAGACAAGCCCGACATTTCCTAATTTTGCTGTGATTGATATCATTCCCCGATTCGTGGAAATGGCGCGAACCACAGGAATGAGTTCAGCATTGAAAGAGTTTCGGAAATGGGTAAAAGAACAAATTTGA